The sequence TCGACGGACGTTGGGGTTTTGTCCACGATGGGACAGGTGATTTCCGTGCGGACTTGTTCGAGCACCTGATTCCCTTCGTTGACTTCCTGCGCAAGGTTGAGGGGTCGCAGAGGTGGAAGCGTTGATGCGGTCATCTCATGGCCTCCCGGAAGTCATCGCCGGGCGTCCGCTACCGGGATGCGTGAGGGGGCTCAGGCCCGTAACGAAGCTGCAGGGCTCCACGGGGTAGCGCCGGCCGGTCTTGTCCACCCAGGTGATGCGCCAGAAGGTGCGCGTGCTAGGCGCCAGGCCGCTGATGGTGTGCTGGGTGTAATGTCCCTGGAGGATGGCGCGGCGCGCCACGGGCGAGAATTGCGCGTTGTACGCGATGTCCAGCTCGATGCGGGCCATGTCCTGCCGAGGCTTCCAGCGCAGGAGCACGGCGTGGGGTGGGACGTTGTGATCGCCGTCGCGCGGGGCGATCAGCTCTTCGACGCGCGGTTGGATGCCGACCACCATGCCCTGGACGCTGGTGTAGTCGCGGATCCCGAATGGCGTGATGCTGTCCAGCGTGTACCAGCCGTTGTAGGACCCGCCCCAGCCGAAGTTGAGGTGCTTGTAGCCGTCGGATCGCCAACCATCCAGGTTGAATGCATGCCCGCCCGTGGGCCCTTGGCCGCGGTGGACGATGGGCCGGCCGGCCTGCAGCTCTTCTGGGATGAGTGCCTCCCATGTCTCCGGGGGCGTGGAGCTGCGCCACACCATGCGCGCCGTGTCGGCATAACGCAGGAAGAGGCGCAGGGCGGACACCACCATGGAGCTCTGGGCGCTGGAGCTGCTCGGGCCGTAATTCATGCGCACGCCCACGCCGGCCATGTAGAGCAGGCGCGCCACGGCGTCCGTGATGCCGGCGGCGGCCATGTCCTTCCATGCCGGGGTCTCCTCCGCCATGTACATGGTGATCTGGCCGTACCGATCGTGCTCGTAGCTCTGGACCCGCTGCCCGCGCCAGGGGTGCTGGTGGTGAAAGAGGACCTGGGCCAGGGCGACGGCCACGCAGCCCACGTAGGCGTGGCCACCAGGCCCTGCGGGATCGCTGGGGCAGTGGGCGTTCCACCCATTGCCCTGGTTCCATCTGGCGGCCAAGAGGGGTTGGATCTCGTCGACGGTGGGGGTGGCGGCGCGCCCGTTACTGTCCAGGAGGGCGTCCCACTTCTGGCGGTAGATGTTGCTCCTGGCGGCCTTGTCCGGATCCGCCTGGCGGGCCAGCAGGATCTCCGTGCCCCAGCCGTGGAGGAGCTCGGCCAGCCCGGGGTGCATGGCCTGGCCGGTGAGGAACTCCCCTGCGGCAGCCCAGCCCAGGATAGGCTCCGCTTGCATGTCGCCGGCGACGAGGGCGAAGCCAACACCGTCGGACACGATGTGGAGCCCGGGGAGCTCATCATCCAGGGTGATGGTGTCGAGGACGACGGGTGCCATGCGCACGGCCTCCAGCACGCGGGGGCGCTCGAACCTGGACAGCCACGTGCTGGCGGCCTGCAGGGCAAGCTCGGGGGAAACGGGTTCTGCGCTCATGCGGGGGTCCTTTCAGTCTGCGGGATGGCGGTTGCGGCCGGCTGGC is a genomic window of bacterium containing:
- a CDS encoding C10 family peptidase, with the protein product MSAEPVSPELALQAASTWLSRFERPRVLEAVRMAPVVLDTITLDDELPGLHIVSDGVGFALVAGDMQAEPILGWAAAGEFLTGQAMHPGLAELLHGWGTEILLARQADPDKAARSNIYRQKWDALLDSNGRAATPTVDEIQPLLAARWNQGNGWNAHCPSDPAGPGGHAYVGCVAVALAQVLFHHQHPWRGQRVQSYEHDRYGQITMYMAEETPAWKDMAAAGITDAVARLLYMAGVGVRMNYGPSSSSAQSSMVVSALRLFLRYADTARMVWRSSTPPETWEALIPEELQAGRPIVHRGQGPTGGHAFNLDGWRSDGYKHLNFGWGGSYNGWYTLDSITPFGIRDYTSVQGMVVGIQPRVEELIAPRDGDHNVPPHAVLLRWKPRQDMARIELDIAYNAQFSPVARRAILQGHYTQHTISGLAPSTRTFWRITWVDKTGRRYPVEPCSFVTGLSPLTHPGSGRPAMTSGRP